Part of the Vigna unguiculata cultivar IT97K-499-35 chromosome 3, ASM411807v1, whole genome shotgun sequence genome, aaaaaaagtttcttttattaatttaatataaaagatgCCCTCTTAGTACCTAAAGTACCATACTAATGAGCATTaactttttagtattttaagtaaagttgacaTCCAAGTTAATTGAGAGTTTAAAAGTTAGTTAGAAACTCATGGGTAAAAGTTGAAAGTTAAAAAGTTAATCATGAGACTgcataaagaaaaaatacacATAATTCTTACCAGGGAAAAGCTATAACTGTTCATTCTGAACTGTTGTCGTTGCAGTGTGAATGCTTTTCATCATGTTTTGTCGTAGGGGGAGATCGAGAGTTTTACTATACTCTTGGGAAATACAGAAATTCTCAAGTTAGAACAAGACCAATGTCAcctgaatttttgtgaaaaCAATGAATGCCAACGCGTGCACACACACATGTGtactaacaatttttaatttttttttcatatatatttttaaaataataatcacaataGAAAGAACATAAAATCTTATTAcagtaaaaatattactttcttTATCTTATTTCTAAAACCTGTTCAAATACAAGGTATGATTTTGTCTCAGTTTATTGATTCAGTTCAAATATTAAAGTGTTTTCCTTGAACGACAGCAAGTATCATAAAAAAAAGGACACAAACTCTGAGAAACTAAAGACACCACCTTAATGTGGTTTAGCTTTTGAAACCTGCGTAATTATAGAATGTCATTCCTTTCTCAAGTTTATGTCTACGCCCTAAAAAAAAAGTGACTTGTTTAGTGTTTGAACTTTTCATCACTGAAACCTTTCCACACTTTTTTCCAGATATACATAACCGTTGTTTTAAATCTGAAACACAAGCGCAGATATAAGATGGAGAAAAATAGTGTCGAACTGAAGCAAGAATAAATCATTCACATGTTAGAGAGCAGACATGCATATATACTAGGTGCAGCTATTAGCTAGCGAATGTGAATGATTCAGATTCACGGGTAATGCGTAATACATTGAATATGACATGACAAGTTGGGTTGATTGATGGTATGTTAGTTATGGggtttgttttattattgtttaaacAAGGTAAAGGACGAAGGGGCATTGGAGAAGAAAACATTCCCATACACAATGTGATAGAGCATTGACTAAATGGAAATGCAGGTGAAGGGTCTTAATAGAGAACAGTTTAGGGGGCCACCCTAGGCAGCAGTAGCAATGGGAATGCATTGAGTAGGTGAGTGTGGTGGTGGtgcttgttttgttttgtttggtttggttttgttttgttttcccTAGCGAGCCAGAAATGACAACTGATTAGGGCTTTTATTGGCAGTGGCAGAAGTAGGGGAAATGCACAACAATACAGAATCACAGTGTGGTGGAGAGTGGAGAGAGTGGATATGGGATATGCATTGTGCTGTAGTTTGCATGGTACTCTCATTACATATTTTGCATGCACATCTCATAAATAACAGACATACAAATAGTAGGGATTCAGAATTTGCAGGTTGTAGGCCCTCTACCCAACGAAAAGCTAgaaataattaatcaattatagCTTTCAAATTCCATATATCAGCCGTGACAGAGTTCGAGAATTGAGTCATTCCTTCATAATGACCGAGGGATTATACCTAAGAGGcaaaaggagagagaaagaaaagaaacaaaaccaaaaccaaaggcacaggaaagagagagagagacatgGACACATTTCCCTCCCTCAATTTAATCCAATTAATAGATCTGGACCATGCAAAAAGATTCCAAGTGGGTAACTTAAGATGCAGTAATTTTGGTTGTTTAAATGGTGCCTTCACCCACCTCATGctctaaaaaaaaagattattgaAGTCCGTACAGTGGATGGTGCAGGGGGAGAGAGCATGGACAGCATATTAGACAAAGAAAAGGTTAAGGAGTAGCAGAGAGGGAGAGAGGGGCAGTTCGGATTGAGAATTAGTGTGAAAGGCACGAGACGTGAAGGGAACAATAAATGAGAGGGGGAAAAGAGAAGGGGTGATGAGGCTCATGATAACCCTCATCATCGTCACGTCGTTTTTCAATCGCTACTCCCAAAAATCTCCCAGAATTCCACGCTTCCTCACTGACTCCCttctttgcttttcttttttgcctttctctctctttctctctctaaatagCCTAGTCAACCTCATGTCCCCCTCACTTTGTCCCATATTAAACCAACACTCTCTCTCACACTCTCACACTTTCACCTTCAActtcttcaacttcttcaaCTTCATTCTCTAACCCATGCCATATATAATATAACCCCTTCTCTACTTTCACATTCTCCATTTCAATTCCATCACCCAACCCAACCCCCCCTAACTATTATTGcacttcattcatttttaacatGCCAAATATACCTTCCTTCATCTCTTTATAACCCCACAAACCCTagcttttcctttttattaacTCAACTCAACTCAACTCAACACCAATGTGGATGGTTGGTTACAACGACGCTGCTGACTTCACCATGCCTGATTATGCACTCAATGGAAGAAAACTCAGGCCTCTCATGCCACGCCCCGTCACTTCTCCCAACAACACCCCAAACGCCAACAACAACAACCCTCCATGCTTCACCCGCATTCATCATGCCAACGATTTCTTCTCACAATATCACAATCtcggtatatatatatatgatgctTTTCTTAacttacctttttttttacCCTTACCCCTTGTGTTTGCATGCGTgtaaagacttttttttttttactagcATCAGTGGCAGATCAGGGTAAGAGAGAGTTCAACCCTCCACCGGTAGTGGTGAGTTCGAGGTGGAATCCGACCCCGGAGCAGCTAAGGGCATTGGAGGAATTGTACAGAAGAGGGACGAGAACACCGTCTGCGGAGCAAATCCAACAAATCACGGCGCAGCTTCGGAGGTTTGGAAAAATTGAAGGGAAGAATGTTTTCTATTGGTTTCAGAATCATAAGGCGAGGGAAAGACAGAAACGCCGCCGTCAAATGGAGTCGGCGGCTGAGGGTCATCACGCCCGTGACTATGATGGTACTCTTGAAAAGAAAGACTTAGGTAAAAACCACACGACATAATTACCACCATACTTGTTTCTTTGCATGAAAGAGACAAATAATGAGAGAGAGAGGCTCGCTCTCATGTCTTGATTTGCAATGCATGACCGATCgcttcttttgtttctttttcattttttctccaATTGAGTTTTTGTTTGTTACTATGCACGCCTTgcatttcttttcattttttttttctcatcagGATTGTTGCTTGAGATGTAAAATGTAAAGttatattcttttttgtttttctttttgtctacAGGCGCAAGTAGGACAGTGTTTGAAGTTGAACAGACCAAGAACTGGGCACCCTCTACAAACTGCAGTACGCTTGCAAAGGTCTATTATTGTATATCCTCCTTTGTCTTTGTTGTCCTGGTTCATGGagtaaaccttttttttttgttctcttctttCTGAACTTGGGATTTTCACTTCACTACTTGATCATCACCCAAAAGTGTTAGGGTATTATGATAAGGGTCGATTAAGGgatgatttaattaattattggcACATGATTACTAGAGAATGAAGGAAGTTGATGTTGGAAACGTTATAGAAAGATATGCACTAGCTGGCTAGCTTTAGGTAGGGAAAGGACCCTAACAAAAGCTTTGTTTGTTGGGAAATGAAAAGGTCCTAAAAGCTGCATTCCTTCCTTTCTGTCGGGGCTGCTGTTATGAAACTTAGCTGGGCTTTTGGGGCTTGTGCTTATTCATGTCATTCAGGCCAGTAGCTTTTGGACACTCCATACAATATTCTATGGAATTGAGCACCCATATTGATGGTGGAAAAGACAACTCTCACCCTACTTTAATTTGACTTCTCATAGACCATGCAACTTTATTTGAAAATACTACCAACTAGGAGTGCATGCCCATTTGAAATCTGTGCTGTGCAGTAACTTTTTCACCTTTGCTCTTTGGCTTTTTCACCACACATGTTGAGGTTTTCACCGGTTTGTTTTCTTTGCATGCCTACATTTAAAATCTTCAGGAATCTGTTTCAATACAAAGAGCAGCAAAAGCAGCGGTTGCAGCAGATTGTAGAACAGATGGATGGCTCCAATTCGATGAAGGAGAGTTACAGCACACAAGAAACTTAATGGAgaggaatgccacgtggcacatgATGCAGTTACCTTGTCCTTCCCCTCCCACAGTTTCACCCCACTTCATAAACGCTCCTCCTACCATCTCTACTGCTACCATGGCCACCACACCCTCAGTAACACCAAGAGTAATGGACCCAAAGCTCATTAAGACTCATGATCTCAGCTTCTTTCTCTCACCTAACACAGAAAACGGTGTTATCCACTTAAGCAGTATCAACACCTACACCCCAGATGATATTTCTGTGGAGTCTCAAACCCTTCAACTTTTCCCCGTCAGGAatgaggatgatgaaggcagtGATAACATTAACCACCAAAAAGAGACAGAGGTATCGATCTCAGCAATGAATGCCCCAAGCCAGTTTTTTGAGTTCCTTCCATTGAAGAACTGAACTCAACTGATtccaaaaagaaagaaagaaaaaaacttgcCGTGTATGTAGAATTATGGGGCTGCGTTTAAACATTGTattttgttagaaaatagtACTACTTTTATTGCTATGGATGTTATGTATCAAGGAATTGGTGGTGTAATAGGACGCTAGTTTGAGTGAGGTATTTTGCCTTAAAATGCATTTGGACTATGTTGATTGAATCAAAAAAGAGTACTTAAGTCCAAGGGTTTATTGTTTAGGGAGCTTGTTTGAGTAACTTGATGTGTATGTACACACACGTTTATTCTGATATCTGATATGTATGGCGAGAGAAACAGAAACAGGAAAGATGGTGGGGGAAGGGAGAGGGAGAGAGGGACGTAAATAGAGAATGTATAAGGAATTTGATGTGAGGGTTTGATTGAAGGTATAGTATCTGAAATGGGGATGAGATGTGACAGACAAGGATGTTGAAGTAACTATGAGCATGGAATGGAGAAATTACTTTTGTTCTTTTGTTGCATACTTAAAACAATGCTGTACATTACCATCAATGTTCTGACCGGGTGAACTCTGTAGTCCAATTTATTACAATAAAGAAATCACATCAATGCACCCAAAGGAAACACAGCCTATGCATTTAAGGTAAAGTTCGCGAATTCAATTGATTTTCCTAGCTAATTAAATAATCCTCATGATGTAGTCAGAGTAGAATTTGAGTTTTACGAAGAGAATATCCAGGTCTCATCCTCCAACAACCAaacacaaatatattaaatgcaAGAATACACCCTCTTTGTCTGATTTGATTGAATTGATCTGTCCAAACATCTCCTAAAAATACCCATCTAAACCACCAAAATTACACAACACTCACCGACATAACCAGATATCTAGAATAGAAGTTTTTGATTCCTTAGATGCTAGCTGTATTGTAAGGTAGGGTTTATCACATTAGGGTATATGATCAACCTTTCAAAAAAATCTTAAGGGCTAAGACTAGGACGTGTCACTCAAGAGGCGTCAAGCATCATCAGGGTAAAAAGAAGGCAAAAATATTCTCTCTGCAGCCATTGAAGCCGTGAGTGGGGGACCATAATggtttaaaacaatattatgaGTCTCATATCTTGGACCATACTTATAGGACTAATGAAACACTAAAACATATTAGTTGGGAAGTAATGCAGTGTTAATGCAGTGAGAGAGATTAAAACATGTGCATGGTGATCACGGGTGGTGCAATAGTATGTGAAAATGGGATGATTTCGAAGCTGTTGCTTACCTACCTACATGGTACTCTGTTAGTCCCTACAGCATCTACTCCAAAGTTGCAGAAACTAAAATCCAAGCCACCCACAGATCCGTCGCTTTAGAACCAAACTCGACCAACAATAGGGACTATGGCCCatacattttcttctcttttcatttcTCTCTGTGTTCTTTCTATTAAATGATTTAGACATGGGATGCGTCATAGTTTGGAAATCAAAGGATAGAAAAACTACCCAGTAGGATTAACTTTGTTTAAATTCTCTGAGAGAAGAAAAACTAGTTGAATTAATGTATATATGTACCTGTTCAATACAGTTCAAAGGTTGTGTCTGAGGGTGCAATTAAACCGAACCAGTTATTTATGGTAAGTAACTTATGAAACTTAGGTTAATGTTCAAATCAATGTTTTGCATTTGAGAGTTTAGAAACTAGCAAGACAATGATAATAAACCTGTGGAACATTCAGAAGCTAAGGGTATGAGAAggctcaaaaaataaataaatagatcctaaaaataaaatacagaaataaatttaatggcTACTTTAACTAAagtattaatgaaaatttagtCCTTAATTTCAGTTGCAAGGTGGttttagtctctaaaatttgaagttattagttGATTTGTTTATCTCTCCAAACATAAACATACgcagaataataataaatgtgtatGAAAGTGATATTATATTcgatgaatatttattttgtaataaataactCTGAGCACACCTTATACTTTTATGGTCTCACAATAattccattttatttctttcattatattaaaaaacaatgataTTGGTTACAAGTGTGAACATATGATTACAAAAAATGGAGTAAAAACGTTAGGAAGAAACACTTACttgtaaattaatattgttactaacttttttattagtttaaaagttgaaaatattaataaaaatgtatattatgattttctttgtATTAACCTATTATACGttttgtaatttgttttatttctttaattaatttgtcaATATCTTAAAATCTGAGTTATTTATAGAAAGAATTTAGAAGTAAGCTTCTAAAAACTATGTTTAGGATTATATATTCTGTTCTAGATGATATAATGTATGAAGGGTCTCTTTCtacaaaaattcaattgaaGCTATTGTTGTTCCGTGTTCTACTTGTCAGCCATTTGGTTTTTGTGCACAAAAAATTGGTAGAATCGGTAAAATTAGTCAACATTGTCCAATTTGATTGAATTCTTAGCATTTGTCATTTGTGGGCTTCAATTTGACCCATTTCGACGTGCATACAGTTTACGGTGGGTTATGGGCCATTAAGCGTAACCCAAAACCACCTGGGCCATTCTTCCAAGGAGCTTTATTGCATTATCCATTTTTTGTTgttcaagaaaaaacaaaaactttcatgaccaaaacttttaaacaataaaaacacCGAGAGACAGCTAATTATATAATTGAACTgattacattaattaataattgaaaaagtaaaaataaaattataaattatttccgTTATTTGCCACATGACCAATAcataaatcaatattttcttacttcaaaaaaaaaaaaatctcttatcCATTTTTAGACACAATGATCTTTAGCCATTAATATAgcttataataaatatgtttggCCAAATGATATGATGATTGCTTTCTAAAGTAAGTTTGTAAAAGTTAGGTAACCGTTGGTGAAAAGTTGTTTAAAATGGAATAGCACTACCATCACTACTTTGATCGATTTTTCTTCGACCATTGTGAGTTTTAGTTTAAAGTTTGGTAGCATTACTTTTTGTAATatcagaaaaaataattttgaaatatactGCCTTACTgattctttaaattaattttagttaattgagagtaaaaatttaaaggcagaaaaaaaaattgtgaaccTAGTGACAAAAAACAGTAGTAGAAGAGGttgtctttaaaaatagtaactCTCACGTGGGATAGATGTCGTGTAGCCTTCTAGCCTTCTGCATTGTCTAAttcttattttaactttttcttttttactatgCAATCACAACTTATTCAAATTACTTaaacttcttcatttttctcctCATTTTTTCATTTACCAGTAGAAacttgatatttaattttgtaaacgaCAATGAACAAAACTATGATGCATGCATATGCTGTCTCCAAATAATAGTAACCGTACACACAATGACAGTGGGACGGACGTGCATCTATGAGCGCGTGTCATTCCTATCAGATGTGTATGATGCTGGGGTTCTGTCTTGTACACTTACGCAACAGAGACTATTTCCTCACGCGCTTTGTGAAACCCGTAACATCAGATACTTTTTGGGTTAAGGAAATAACATATTACAAAAGTTTGACATGTTACTTTAAGTGTTAACAagatttgaaaaacaaatacaagaatatataattcagatctgagaaaaataattaaataatttactaaaacatataaaatcatGGAATGGAAGTGTTTGTTTTAAGTATGTACAACTATTTATGTAGATtgatatttatgtaaaaaatgaaatgtgGGGTTCAGAAGTGGTGGGGGTGGTTTGTTTGTTGGTGCATTGAGGTGTGCGCAGAGAGCAGAGGAATTGTAATGTGAATTTGTAGCATATGCATTTCTTTTTCCTCCCCACTCTTCTTCCTCGGGTCATGAGCTAAGTGAGAGAGACTTTCATATTCACACAAACTTTATAAAAGCTGCTTCTCCCAACGTATATATATAGGGCCCACATTTTAACCTAATTCCCTTTTTCAATCCTATCAAATAAACACTATCATTTTACTAATCTCACTTAAATCAACCTTTATCACTCTATAAAACCTACTAACTTACTCCATCCCTAGTTACCAACACCCTCACAATGGCCTCGATGTTTCTCACTCTCACTGCAATTTTCTTTCTAGTTTCTACCCTCTCACCGCTCAGCGTTTCAGCGGTGTCATTTGTACTCTACAACAAGTGTCCACACCCAGTGTGGCCCGGGATCCAGCCCAGTGCTGGAAAGCCCATTCTAGCCCGCGGAGGCTTCAAGCTCGCCCCTAACCGGGCCTACACCCTCCAACTCCCGGCCCTCTGGTCCGGCCGCTTCTGGGGCCGTCACGGCTGCGCCTTCGACGCCTCCGGACGAGGGCGCTGCGCCACGGGCGACTGCGGCGGCTCCCTCTACTGCAATGGCATCGGCGGAACCCCGCCGGCCACCCTGGCGGAGTTCACCCTGGGCAACGAGCAGGACTTCTACGACGTGAGCCTGGTCGACGGGTACAACCTCCCCATCTCCATCACCCCCTTCAAGGGATCCGGAAAATGCAGCTACGCGGGCTGCGTCAGCGACCTCAACAACATGTGCCCCGTGGGCCTGCAGGTGCGTTCACGCGACAACAAGCGCGTGGTGGCCTGCAAGAGCGCCTGCTCCGCCTTCAACTCCCCCAAGTACTGCTGCACGGGCTCCTACGGAAGCCCGCAGGCCTGCAAGCCCACCGTTTATTCGAAGATCTTCAAAGCCGCATGCCCCAAAGCCTACTCCTACGCCTATGACGACCCCACCAGCATCGCCACTTGCACCAAAGCTAACTATTTGCTCACTTTCTGCCCCCATCGCCACTGATCTCTCTCAACTATTCACCTACCACTTTAACTACtatcatcttttttatttatttattttgtattccccTTTTAGTATAATACTTTTTTCATCCATGCTCTATGCTGTGTATTCCTATGTTTAGCAATTCATTTTCGATCTTAGTCACAGAATGTGGTATGGCATGGCACTATTGCATGGTTTGCTGAATATTATTACCTAATGTGCTCAATGTATGGTACATGATTGGGAACCACTTTCTATTATTTCTGCATTGATGTACTTTTTTCGTCCCTAATTGGACTGTGATTCGTCTATTTCGCGAATTTGGTGCTTGCTTTGTCTGTTTGGCTTTAGACCTTGACACCGATGTATTTGGATTTTGCTAACACTAATTAACCTTAAAAGGTGTTCTCTTCACGTCGTAAATGAAATTAACCCTCGTATTTTagcttcaaaattttcaatgtaTTCTGAATTAACAGTGTTTTAGCTCTCGCAGAATAAACTGTTGATCGATAATGGCCCCCTTTGGCTAAAACGAAGCAATTAGTGGCTGATTTTGCCTTTTGTGTTTCTAATCACTCAAAAGTCGTTTGTAGTGTTCATTTGAACTATGGAAAAAACATTGTGCTGACTGTTTTGTCCTTGAATAAATCAGATACCTTTTCACTTCACATACTTAGATCAGATCTTGGATTTTGGAAGGACATGGATAAACAGAGTTGCAAGAGTTGCAGACCATATCATATCATGTGCATTATTggtttaaaattacaaaagtggTTCTATGAGTTTCGTATAAAAATGTGTGCTTGATAGTATGGATTTTGAGTTCTCTTAATTCTACAccaaacatataataaatatgtgCTTAATTTGCAGTCAAAAGTATTTTTAGAGGAACAAAGCAACAATTCTGGTGTTCTTTATTTTTCGGATTCAACAAGGTGTGTCTGCATTTAAAAATGTGGTGCAGATGGTGTTGGGACAGCCCATTATAATATGCATAAATCGTATCTGGTAGCCCATATCCACTTATGAGGGCCGGGCCCTTTTTAACATAATAggtacatttttaaaaaattcaaattaatgaaatattggGTCAGAATTGATTAATAATTCAATATAGATGGTGACATTTTTATCTCGTTAAGTAGAAACTACTACAAATAATTCAGCAATGTCTTCTTAAACTCCAAAGCACATGGAATTTATTGATTACAGAAATAACATTTCCAAGCATTGTACCCATTCAATCCATTCAAACCTATCAATCATAGTTCAATTATGAAGTATCCGCTAGGAAATATCATTCCATTTCTTAatcatgatttatttatttttaaatattataaggaCTTATGTATGTGTGAAAATACAAGTTAATTAACaattaactttattatatattcaaaattttatttaaagagtgCATGGGAGGTATCTTGGTtagtttaaaacttttattcgAAAATGGTAAGTATAATTATAAAGCCAATTAGTGAAAATAGCGTTTTAAGAGGGGtgtaaaaagtaaaacaaagtTTGGGCCCTGTTGCTGTATTTGACTTTCGGTttgcaaaaataatataaattcaaagCAGATAGAGGTCAAATGAGTAATTTAGTGGTTACACTTAGAAACTTTAAACACTTAtaattcttcttcctcttctagaaTAGAAATGACTTATTCTTGTGTCCTACTTTGAAAGGTTCTCTATTTCCTCAAGCTAGCCACGAGATTTGAGAGTACATCTCACAAAATTCTACCTTAGTTAGGTAAAACTTTTCTCTTGTCCTTTTTTCAATTCAActttcacatatatatatatatatatatatatatatatatatatatatatatatatatatatatatatatatatatatatatatatatatatatatatatatatatatatatatatatatatatatatatatatacgagatttttattttattttaactcagagtatttttttatacatataagttcagattttatttttctgtgaTGAATATTCAAAATAGTGTGACCGAAACcattgttaaatttatattaaaaaaagagagtttTCCCTTGTT contains:
- the LOC114176456 gene encoding thaumatin-like protein, with amino-acid sequence MASMFLTLTAIFFLVSTLSPLSVSAVSFVLYNKCPHPVWPGIQPSAGKPILARGGFKLAPNRAYTLQLPALWSGRFWGRHGCAFDASGRGRCATGDCGGSLYCNGIGGTPPATLAEFTLGNEQDFYDVSLVDGYNLPISITPFKGSGKCSYAGCVSDLNNMCPVGLQVRSRDNKRVVACKSACSAFNSPKYCCTGSYGSPQACKPTVYSKIFKAACPKAYSYAYDDPTSIATCTKANYLLTFCPHRH
- the LOC114177587 gene encoding WUSCHEL-related homeobox 1, which encodes MWMVGYNDAADFTMPDYALNGRKLRPLMPRPVTSPNNTPNANNNNPPCFTRIHHANDFFSQYHNLASVADQGKREFNPPPVVVSSRWNPTPEQLRALEELYRRGTRTPSAEQIQQITAQLRRFGKIEGKNVFYWFQNHKARERQKRRRQMESAAEGHHARDYDGTLEKKDLGASRTVFEVEQTKNWAPSTNCSTLAKESVSIQRAAKAAVAADCRTDGWLQFDEGELQHTRNLMERNATWHMMQLPCPSPPTVSPHFINAPPTISTATMATTPSVTPRVMDPKLIKTHDLSFFLSPNTENGVIHLSSINTYTPDDISVESQTLQLFPVRNEDDEGSDNINHQKETEVSISAMNAPSQFFEFLPLKN